A single Cannabis sativa cultivar Pink pepper isolate KNU-18-1 chromosome 7, ASM2916894v1, whole genome shotgun sequence DNA region contains:
- the LOC115697840 gene encoding uncharacterized protein LOC115697840 — protein sequence MVMQLFDGSDSDNEEFEKIEVDKEFARRYEHNKKREDLQRYEELNKKGLIPRRARPDADGDEDDSSDESSSSDDEDDVDIKKKDLEFFNALLKVRKQDPSLKEKDVKLFESESESDEEEGEEGKKEKKKKAMYLKDVVAKHLIEEGAEFDDKDEKNNKTKLVYNEEQEELRKAFLEAVEGSEVEEDEGDLLKLKEKSGGDEDGSDDEEYHKTLDEVFDEDHEKSMFLKKFFMNKMWLDKNNDEGVEGEDLELLSEDEKAIEKQEEYEYRFQENPGDRVLGHAREVEGSVRKKLKARKEQRKHKEERMEIARLEREEELRHLKNLKKKEMDERVKKIMEIAGIGDDEVLPLSAKEIEDEFDPEEYDRMMKKAFGNKYYEAEDAVPDFGTDEDEEKPDFDKEDELLGLPKDWDNFGTGDGFSAARERSLKHKIDGLESDSNDEDEDGEAKEEVSKEKKRKRKRKTALLEKAKEAMLEEYYKLDYEDTIGDLKTRFKYSKIKPNRFGLSAAEIFVTDDKELNKYVSLKQMAPYKDKEWKVPNSKRHQFKLMTQELLRGGDKHDRKKHGKKKRVKDDDDANKATSSADAKLEDSKVELEQSAGDESNLSRQARRRQRQSKFKLENTRLGAYEKRESKQKRKRSTEN from the coding sequence ATGGTTATGCAGCTGTTCGACGGTAGTGATTCAGATAATGAAGAATTTGAGAAGATTGAGGTTGACAAGGAGTTTGCTCGAAGGTACGAGCACAACAAGAAGCGCGAGGATCTTCAGAGGTACGAGGAGTTGAATAAGAAGGGACTTATTCCTCGTCGAGCACGTCCAGATGCTGATGGAGATGAAGATGATTCTTCGGATGAATCATCCTCGTCGGATGATGAGGACGATGTTGATATAAAGAAGAAGGATTTGGAATTCTTTAATGCTTTGCTTAAGGTTAGGAAGCAAGATCCGAGTTTGAAGGAGAAGGATGTCAAGTTGTTTGAATCCGAATCTGAGTCTGATgaggaagaaggtgaagaagggaagaaagagaagaaaaagaaggctATGTATTTGAAGGATGTGGTAGCTAAGCATTTGATTGAAGAAGGTGCTGAATTtgatgataaagatgaaaagaaTAACAAGACTAAACTTGTTTACAATGAGGAGCAAGAGGAGTTGCGTAAGGCTTTTCTTGAAGCCGTTGAAGGAAGTGAGGTTGAAGAGGATGAAGGAGATTTGTTGAAGTTGAAGGAAAAGAGTGGAGGGGATGAGGATGGGAGTGATGATGAGGAGTATCATAAGACATTGGATGAGGTTTTTGATGAAGACCATGAAAAGTCAATGTTTTTGAAGAAGTTCTTTATGAATAAGATGTGGCTTGATAAGAACAATGATGAGGGTGTTGAGGGTGAGGACTTGGAACTGTTGTCGGAAGATGAGAAGGCGATTGAGAAGCAAGAGGAGTATGAGTATAGGTTTCAAGAGAATCCCGGGGATCGAGTTTTGGGTCATGCTAGGGAAGTGGAGGGCTCGGTTAGGAAGAAATTGAAGGCCAGGAAAGAGCAGCGGAAGCATAAGGAGGAGAGGATGGAGATTGCAAGGTTGGAGAGGGAAGAGGAATTGAGGCATTTAAAgaatttgaagaagaaggagatggaTGAAAGAGTTAAGAAAATCATGGAGATTGCTGGAATTGGAGATGACGAGGTTCTCCCTTTGAGCGCCAAAGAAATAGAGGATGAGTTTGATCCCGAGGAGTACGATAGAATGATGAAGAAAGCGTTTGGTAACAAGTACTACGAGGCAGAAGATGCTGTACCAGATTTTGGCACTGATGAAGACGAGGAAAAACCAGATTTCGATAAAGAAGATGAGTTGCTTGGACTTCCAAAAGATTGGGACAATTTTGGAACTGGTGACGGGTTCTCAGCTGCAAGGGAAAGAAGTTTAAAGCATAAGATCGACGGTCTAGAGAGCGATAGtaatgatgaagatgaagatggaGAGGCAAAAGAGGAAGTGAGTAAAGAAAAAAAGCGAAAGAGGAAGCGAAAAACAGCTCTTTTGGAGAAAGCTAAAGAGGCCATGTTGGAGGAATACTATAAACTAGACTATGAAGATACAATTGGAGACTTGAAAACAAGATTCAAGTATTCGAAAATAAAACCTAATAGATTCGGGTTGAGTGCTGCTGAGATATTTGTAACAGATGACAAAGAGTTAAACAAGTATGTGTCTCTGAAACAGATGGCTCCCTATAAAGATAAAGAATGGAAGGTACCCAATAGTAAGAGGCACCAGTTTAAGCTTATGACACAAGAGCTTCTTCGAGGAGGAGATAAACATGATCGAAAAAAGCATGGTAAAAAGAAGAGAGTGaaggatgatgatgatgctaACAAGGCAACATCTTCTGCAGATGCTAAGTTGGAAGATAGTAAAGTAGAATTAGAACAATCTGCTGGTGATGAGAGCAATTTGTCTAGGCAAGCTAGGAGAAGGCAACGACAATCGAAATTTAAACTAGAAAACACCAGACTCGGGGCATATGAAAAGCGGGAATCAAAACAGAAGAGGAAACGAAGTACTGAAAAttag
- the LOC115697120 gene encoding WRKY transcription factor 71: protein MSHIEAKDNNNLFYYYSSSSSSSYAHDQILAVDRDHHFTSSPNIPTNPSGFLGFDSSLMINPNYTMDDFFYYNNNNNYSSATSSFSNNNTTSFGFSSSSYSDQKLGLMTSSSPPLSPPQVVAPVSNNNNNINSLSSSSATTGGGDNHDHDLDHQDHDHDSSIHNHSNNRDQKRKGSEDQDHDDEEVDDSNSNKKVSKGNNNNKNGNSNKKGEKKQKEPRFAFMTKSEVDHLEDGYRWRKYGQKAVKNSPYPRSYYRCTTQKCGVKKRVERSYQDPSTVITTYEGTHNHPLPSSLRGTAAAAAAMFPPSMSSLIGGAATATGIFPHQDQYNTNNNNNSLFGQMPNYIINNNNVSSSTTTTTSTAGILSHHHDDFGLLQDMVSGSMFLKQEP, encoded by the exons aTGTCTCATATTGAAGCCaaagataataataatctcTTCTACTActactcatcatcatcatcatcatcttatgCTCATGATCAAATCCTAGCCGTTGATCGAGATCATCATTTCACCTCTTCTCCCAATATTCCTACAAACCCTAGCGGTTTTTTAGGGTTTGATAGTAGTTTGATGATTAACCCTAATTATACTATGGATGATTTCTTCtactacaacaacaacaacaactactcATCAGCAACATCTTCGTTTAGTAACAATAACACGACATCTTTTGGGTTTTCGTCGTCGTCTTATTCTGATCAAAAGTTAGGGTTAATGACATCATCATCACCACCTCTATCACCGCCACAAGTGGTAGCACCagtaagtaataataataacaatataaattCATTGTCTTCTTCTTCTGCTACCACTGGTGGAGGTGATAATCATGATCATGATCTGGATCATCAGGATCATGATCATGATTCTTCTATTCATAATCATAGTAATAATCGAGATCAGAAGCGAAAAGGATCAGAAGATCAAGATCATGATGATGAAGAAGTTGATGATAGTAACTCTAATAAGAAAGT gaGCAAagggaataataataataagaatggTAATAGTAATAAGAAGGGAGAGAAGAAGCAAAAGGAGCCAAGATTTGCTTTTATGACAAAAAGTGAGGTTGATCATCTTGAAGATGGTTATCGATGGAGAAAATATGGTCAAAAAGCTGTCAAAAATAGCCCTTATCCAAG AAGCTATTACAGATGCACAACTCAAAAATGTGGTGTGAAAAAACGTGTAGAGAGGTCATACCAAGACCCATCAACCGTTATAACAACCTATGAAGGCACTCACAACCACCCACTACCCTCCTCCTTACGTGGCACAGCCGCGGCCGCAGCCGCCATGTTCCCGCCTTCCATGTCATCGCTAATAGGCGGCGCTGCCACCGCCACCGGAATATTCCCTCATCAAGATCAGtacaatactaataataataataatagtctgTTTGGACAAATgcctaattatataattaataataataatgtatcatcatcaacaacaacaacaacatcaacGGCTGGGATTTTATCTCATCATCATGATGATTTTGGACTTCTTCAAGATATGGTTTCTGGCTCCATGTTCCTTAAACAAGAGCCATGA